A stretch of the Erpetoichthys calabaricus chromosome 3, fErpCal1.3, whole genome shotgun sequence genome encodes the following:
- the LOC127527215 gene encoding butyrophilin subfamily 1 member A1-like isoform X2, producing the protein MMDAPVVVIVVFLLQVSISESLLIVQTTQPDPVVHVGSEVLLQCSFTVTSGAIDVKQLTVTWIQYALTVAKYDQEDLIERPRLSLNAEGMKSGNASLLIRSVHFDDGGQYRCIVQHKRKEGDVDIYVSVRATPQVSIKLETNLSLSEGVVTCEAVSFYPRAISFNITRKGETLKTERLTSDQSPSRWRLPDGSFSARSVYTFDASDIRNSRDTMSCEVTHASVDQPITVSTKPGVPVVSLVGTAVLLHASQVVCCAKNFYPSKVVFTWRRSEEVIKSETPQASRTPTGTFTAESSLEFIPDSREPVSCQVEHMTGASERKYVTNACDSGRLAAQLMDVLRKVEALASESTKEQAVEDMCRRCREQLDSLRSAITATD; encoded by the exons TTTCAGAGTCTCTTCTCATAGTTCAGACCACACAGCCTGACCCAGTGGTTCACGTGGGGTCAGAGGTCCTGCTGCAGTGTTCCTTCACGGTGACGTCAGGTGCCATTGATGTTAAACAGCTGACAGTCACCTGGATACAATATGCACTGACCGTAGCAAAGTACGACCAGGAGGACCTCATTGAGAGACCGAGACTGAGCCTGAACGCTGAGGGGATGAAGAGTGGAAACGCATCTCTGCTCATCAGGTCTGTCCACTTTGACGATGGCGGTCAGTACAGGTGTATAGTgcaacataaaagaaaagaaggagaCGTGGACATCTATGTGTCTGTCAGAG CGACTCCTCAGGTGTCCATAAAGCTGGAAACGAACCTCAGTCTGTCTGAAGGAGTGGTGACCTGTGAAGCTGTGAGTTTCTACCCACGAGCCATCAGCTTTAACATCACAAGAAAGGGTGAGACGTTAAAAACAGAGAGGCTGACATCGGATCAAAGTCCATCCAGGTGGCGTCTACCTGATGGGTCCTTCAGTGCCAGGAGTGTCTACACCTTTGACGCAAGTGACATCAGGAACAGCAGAGATACAATGAGCTGTGAAGTGACACATGCATCTGTGGATCAGCCAATCACAGTCTCCACCAAACCAG GGGTTCCAGTGGTCTCATTGGTGGGTACTGCAGTGCTGCTCCATGCCAGTCAGGTAGTCTGCTGTGCTAAGAACTTCTACCCATCAAAGGTGGTCTTTACCTGGAGGAGGAGTGAGGAGGTCATAAAGTCAGAGACCCCACAAGCATCACGGACACCCACCGGCACCTTCACTGCAGAGAGCTCGTTAGAGTTCATTCCAGACAGTCGAGAGCCAGTGTCCTGTCAAGTGGAGCACATGACTGGCGCATCTGAGAGGAAATACGTCACAA ATGCCTGTGACTCCGGCAGGCTGGCGGCCCAGCTGATGGATGTGTTACGGAAAGTGGAGGCGCTGGCGTCTGAAAGCACCAAGGAGCAGGCCGTCGAGGACATGTGTCGGCGCTGCCGAGAGCAGCTGGACAGTTTGCGGTCCGCCATCACAG ctacagactga